The DNA segment gtttttgtatTCTATATTACTAGATAtaacaaaattcaaataataaaacttaAGCCTATATAAGTTATTTAGTCTtgtgaaaagtgaaaattgtTAAAGTGAATGTGATGAGCCAAAACCCTACATTgctcaattttaattaactaaGGAGGAGAAATTTCGGGCTTGTGTCTATTTTCTTTTCCCAGTATTATAATGTGTCtgattgaatagaaataaatatgaatattaatgtGTCCAATAGACATTCCGACATAACCGACATTCAATCAGTTAAATTTCTGAATGAAACAGTTTAGAGCAGTTCCAGACTAAAGGGCTCCAAACAGTCCTAAACAGGGAACAGCTTCAAACAGTCATAAACAGAAAACAGATTTAAACTATAGCATGTTTGGTGTCTGTAAGTTTAATAATATTGCAAACtatttaatgaatattattgcgGTTTGTTGAGAAGCCAGGCCCGGTTTTATTGTCAGGTCGAGTGGAAGCACAGAGAGAGAGTGTTTAGGAGGGAAGTGGCGAGGTCTCCTCAACGGGCCTCGGGGGTTCGCACGAGGATGACTCGTCGAGGCCGGGTGGGGGCTGCTGCTTGGCCCACTCCTTCAGGTAGGTCACCACTTGCACGTGTCGGAAGCGCATCGCCTCGTCCAGCGGCGAGTTGCCCCATCTAAACACAAACCAAATGCGATCATAGACGGGCAAAGTAGAGAAAACTAGTTTATTGGTTGCCATTGCCTTTCATCAAGTTGCCAAACAGCTGTCTAAAACGAAATTGATGGAAAGCAATAGCCTTCAGTCTTTAAGCgggccattcactatccgaTATTTTGTCGAACTTGAGGTCCTTCAACTCGACGTCGGAACGTGGATAGAAGTGTTGTGGGCGGGGCTAAGGCTAATGCTGTCGGAAGTCTGGTGAACTGTTCAACTGACTTGGCCGACCACGCAAGGTATTCGTACCTATTCAGGTTCGATTTGGAACGTGAGTGGGGAAAGATCCAAAGTTGTTGGCCAAAGTacttggaaaaactattgaatagTGAATTGCCAGTATACTTTTGCAGTCTGTAAGCCGCTATAGAAATAGTAATAGTATACCATTTAGCAAATGTGATCTGACCTGTCCTTGGGATGGTGGGGCACAGCACACTGCTCCAGCAGGAATGTGACGATGTCGAGGTGGCCTTCGGCTGCAGCCAGATGCAGAGCCGTCCTGCCGTCATAATCGGCCAGGGTCATGTCCATTCCCGACAGTCTGTGTCTAAATTGCAACAAAAAGCAATATTGATCAATCAATCCCTCTGATGATCAAACATATAAGATTATGCTACACAATACAGAGTATCTCAAGGTGCAATAGCCGGAGACCATAAATTCCTCATGAGATtcgcaacaaaaaatgtccagtaaaattttcttacatcgaccttagttttcgagatatatagattttttgatatttgaaaaaacgtcaataactataaaactatcagtcaacatctaattctaaggatatggttgagaagaggaagaatttcCCAATAAGCTGTATGTAATTTGTTCCTTTTTTGACGTTTTTATGCGCGATCAAAGTTGAAAGAGTACATTCGTCGTGTtgaaagccaaatttcaaacagtttgagtGCTCATGAAAAGTtcaaaacgtcaaacaaagaaacaaattatatgaatcatattggatctttttcctctttcaaaccatatccttagaattggATTTTGAATGATAGTTTTGTAGTTATTGAAGTTTTACAAAAATCTAcaaatctcgaaaactaaggtcgatataagaaaattttactggacatgtTGTGTTGCAAATTTTATGTAGAATCCATGGTCTCCGACTGTTACCTTTCGTGAGACATTCTTTACATTATTGCttttatacagggtgtcccaccaaggttgtaacagccttTGACCATAcattctactcgacatttctgacaaaaaatgttcagtaaacgtttttcctatcgaccttgGTTTTTGAGATacatagatttttcgatattttcagaatatgcctacttctggtcattaaatactcaataactcgaaaactactggtcgaatttccatttcaagggtattgttgaaaagagaaaaacatttcaaataagattattgtaattttatttgatgtaatatattttgtagttttttattagggcttaaacttgaaaaattctattcttcaaattgaaaGTGAAATTTCAAACAGTCTTTTCTCAGTTTTTCTCCGGGtgattatagtggtttcaatatttcaaaaaattttccatttcataagctttcgaatgagtataagctcgaaaaggtaagttccatgataaagtgttcaaaactgctaatatctggaatgaacaccttcaaaatgaggaaattcacaaacagcaagcatcaagtggtgatcctagggtgaaatcacctgatttctctctgacaatattcacaagttttaatcaatattttaacattctacaatgtaatgcttctttatcgctcttgcaaaattatcactgttttgcgcgagcgataaagtcgcgcattacgttcttaatatataaatagctattttcctATTGGTCTGAAATTTTGCGCTTACAAAGGCATTCTATCAAATATCATGTGACTACACCAAACagaatttttttccgattaacaatatttcataacaatgaaaattttgatctcCAATAATATTGACTAATTTGATGATGAACAAgtgtttatcaatttaaaattggATCATCGATATTTTCCAAAGAAAAGGCTTGAAGtattgaacagtaataaacctgAATAtagtatgaataaaaatatatcttggtaccctttttaaaatcattCTGTCACGActtgtttcggctatataatgccattatcaagtcattatatagccgaaacgtGTCGtgacagaataattttaaaaaagggtactcagattttacattttatttatattcaaaagtagtcctaaagaaaaaagacaatctGAATATATGTAATATGATGAACCTGGTGTTAAGAAACAATGtatatttcttcattattcatatactattttattcataaataatacagaCTTGGAATAGATCAAAATATCCAGATATGAGCTCTACAGCTtgctgtaatttattgtatctGGCAGTATTTAGgaaataaaaaaactaaaaaagcTTAAAAATTGAGGGGTAACTATATGTCATACTCTTTGTTCTAACTATAAAGTTAATATACTATAGATTTGTAGATCACAGTAAATGATTCGTATCTAAATTTTTACCGGAGAAACGTATTTTTAACGGACAATTTTTGTATGGAAACGTACCTTCTCATTGCAGACAAATCTCCACTGGCCGCTGAGAAGAGCAAGTTGACAATGCTCAGTCCCTTCGTCTCGTACTTGTGTCTTCTGGGGTCCAATTTATTTGTGGCATGCTTCAAATTGTCATACCGATGGAAGTTGAAGACACGAACAAGTTCCTGATAATCCAATAACAGTTTTGGGGtaattaaaatgtttttcagatAACAGAAGAACAAATGTAATTATAAAAGGTATAAGCTAAGAGATCATAAGGTCAATGTGTAAATGTGTAAATGAGTGCATTGAGTACATCGGTAATGTTTCCAGAACTATGACAAAAAGGAAGCAATcagtttttgtttattgaatctattctaatattattgacTATGTATTTGAGattatatttctttcaattgttttatgtGTTAGTATTGTTGTATGTAAATATGTTTGAATAGCTTATGCTTGTAAACTACAGCAGTAGAAAGTGAactttttctttcttattattgtACCTACTGTTGTATTGACTCCTCCTTTAAACACGGACTAGTTCCATATTTGAGGAGTAATTTTCAGGGGactatattgtaaaatgtactttctgaaaataaaatgaatttgaatttgacaaaAAATGAACTGTTATTGCGTTTTTGACTTACAAGTTGATGATATATAATCTGTATTCAGTAGAAATTAGTGAAGATTTCTCAGCATGAGTTGAACTCTaggcatagaataaaacaatgcTTTACCGTTTTCTCTGCTTTAGGTTAATGttaacttggaattttattTGCATAATGGACACCTAAAATACTGTATTGTAGGATGATCTTGAAGATAGTTTGGTATTTATATTATGAAGGCTACTTggtaaataatattaatgctACAATGAGTGATGTGATAAATTATAGACTaagttcaaatttgaaatgtatactcaattgattgaaattgagtCAGAATAATCAATCAAGTTGGATTTTTAATTCAGTTACACTCAATTAATACTGTTCAACTTAATGTTTGAGTTCTATCAACATAAAACCTAATAAAAGAGTATGGTTAacgaaaatgatgaaatatttttattacagtaaggccagttacacacacatagatttttggaaGAACAATTTTTCCGTTCATATAAATTCTAACaaattgaatggaacttgacaaacacatcatcTTTTGTTTGCCAACTTATATTTAatcaaatagaatttataaggacggcaaagaATCGTAtttccaaaaatcgatgtgtgtgtaactagactaACATATTCCATACTTAAATATTATCGAATCGACTTGATTAAAAGTTTACCTACAtgaagaaataaacattttctaaGAAATAATTCTCAATAAAAAATTACCTACCTCACAAAACTGAACACCACGGCAACTGTTGCCCATGTGGTCGAGCGGCGGAGACCAAGAGCATATCCCCATTGTGTGGGTATCACAACCAGCATACCTCCGCATACGCCTGATTTTGCCGGCAAGCCCACCTGGAAAACACacactaatttcaataaaacattgaaaacgaataattttattgtagaaAAGGATAAATCTAGATGAACTGGAACTAAACCTGTAATTAGTTTTCCATGAAACACAGAAAAGGCAGAgaatttatattcattcaaaaacaataatcatGGAGTATTGCCGAATCATATCATGGAATTATGtgtgtttattttttttctattgtggATGTTACCTCCTTAAGCTTTTATTAGCTTGTGCGAGGGTGATGGAGAGTGCGTAGGTGATTTTTTGattaaatgtttatgcctacaGGCGGGATTTaaacccacgaccaggtagcgTCAGCAGAGTGAATGGTGCAACGCCGTCTCTTCTAACAGAGCCGGCAAATTATAACTTAGTATTGGTTAAACCTCAACTATACAagtgatctatataaataaaaatcaagcctcaaattttgacattcaataactttttatgtgtgcaccaaATTTAATGATTGTTTTAGTTGTGTTCATTATggtcaggaccaggtttatggcctataaaatttataatccgactccaggactctttcctacggtccttcaaagttgaaatgtaatccttatgggagaagatttgtgagctagccacacacagaaataaaaatcagctattataatcattgcgtcatccaacagccgtcggtagatagtagacaagagtgtgtgctgcttcataaccgcccatgtatttcattctaaacgccccgactaaaaacaagatgactgttctgtgtgtaaccatccagcagtgcggcctcaggttaaagacttacatgcttaAAGATATTACtctgtttcgaataattgtgctgtcttcggtgttaaGATAATTCGATTTTTAGTAGactatttattttgcagttggtaaattatcaatataattccGCCTcccaggtgtgcatccagctaaagtttgtaatgagatgcattaaactatttggcgatACGAAGTTCGCCGGACCAGCTAGTTTGCAAAGCTGACACAAAAAAGGATATTTAGTGGTCAGTGATGAAGGAAGATCTCTCATGTTCGAGCATAATCAGATGATAAACagaaaaatcatttcaatagcGGAAATGAGttcaatgaaaattaaactCAAACTCAAATTGAACGCTGCAAGTCTAAAGATAAGAATGTTTTAATTCCcttgaaaaacaattaacaTGATAGACGcaaatttttattcttcacCAATTTGTGCTCGtctaatttcatttattatagagtaatttttcatgcaGTTCCAAAGATGTAAGTTATAACaactatagtgaaattcatGTCATATAGTCAGgaaatgataggcctacagagttgccgattcCCTGTTAGCATCGCATTTTATATTAGGTACGTGTGATCCGAGTTATTCCGATAtaatatctgatgtaatataaatGATCAACATtatctcaaatttattttattcgcaagaaaaatatattttcttatgatttcataattgatatgaaatattttggcaGTTCAAAATGGTTTCTTCATAGTCAACAAATGATTTAGCAACAGTGCggaggtggagaaggataaAGCCATCTGCTTTttccaatgacagacaaggatagttAGCTAAAGGTGCAGTTTCTTAGAGGTGTCTCGATAGGTGCCTACTTATAGCCGCGCGTCTCGATACACGGCTGTAGCACATAACatataaattcattggattcGATGACTCATTGAGTTCATGTTATATGAACGTTATGGCGACAGATGGATTAGGAGTGTTGTTTACTATATTGCTTTTACGATTCATTATCTGGAATCTAATTAATTTATAGGTTACGTGCTTAAACCGTGACGGCTCTCACCATGCCTCTTGAGATACCTAACTACGCGTCTTAAAACGCTCGCTTATGTCCGCGCATCTCGAGACGCCTCCAAGGAATTTCACCTAAATGTTAATCAGTTGCTGACTTGTTAACGTGGATCTTACTTTAGAAATAATATCGGTGTACCTTGAAGGCGAACTGTCCGGAGTAGTCGTACATGCCGCAGCTGTGCATGAGTGAGAGGACATCCCGGATGGAGTCGGGCCGGAGCACCTTCTCCTCGGTGATGGGGCAGATGCCGCCATTGGCCAGCGTCGCTGCCATCACCGACATGCTCTCGCAGTTCGCTTCCATCGCACAACACTGCAACCATCATACGCACTTCACGTTCACACAACGTTAATAGCTCACAAATTATTAAAGATCGGCAATTTATAATTAATCATGGGTATTGATTGAACAAATGAAATTACATTTGAAAACACAATATTAGAATCAACGTCCACAATTTATGGAAgagaaacattcaaacatttccTACTATACCTTCATTTAAGCATTCGTGCCTGATTCTACCTCGACAAACTTTGATGAAATCTTATATGTCACATTGAATAATTCGTTCCTTGAACAAAGCTGTCATGCAAATGAGAAAGATTTTAATGTGGTCTTGAGGTTGAAACAAGTTAATAGCTCGCACATGATTAAAGTTCAGCAATTTCTAATTAATCTTAGGTATTGattaaacaaatataatattattagatttaacataacaatatttttgatcaaACTTCACAATGATGGAACGATCAAAATTTCCTTCTATACCTTCATTGGAAAATTCGTACCTTGGCAAACTTTTGATAAAATACTAATATGAATCACaatgaatattatatcataCCTGGAAATAAAAGTCATGCCACTCCTTCAGTTAGTTTTTTTTCAGGATAGCACTTATTCTCTCTCATATAATCCAGAGCATAATTTCGATCGGCTGATTCTCTTTCTGACAGGAATACTGAGTTGTTGAATCCAAGATACTCTCCTCCAGCTAAACGCTGAAAATACGAAAAAGGAAAGAAATGAAGATTCAGGAATGAATGATATCCTTGTGTAACATAttaattgaacattttaataaaaatattcattattggcGACTATATCACATATTCAAGTCCATAATAAGAGTAAAGTAGGATTAAACTCACATTACCttgaataattcattgtatAGTCGAATTTTTCCGCTAATGTCATCTCGGATTTTACCAATGTTTCAACAAGGAACAGATTAATATAGCACCAGCATTTATCATTGGATTGTGCGGTTTCTCTGAAATAAGGAAagagtaattataatattttatttcaccttTTCACCTTATAAAATATAAGACAATAAGTTGGAAGTGTTAACTGGAAGATCTTANNNNNNNNNNNNNNNNNNNNNNNNNNNNNNNNNNNNNNNNNNNNNNNNNNNNNNNNNNNNNNNNNNNNNNNNNNNNNNNNNNNNNNNNNNNNNNNNNNNNCTTGCTCGCGGCAACATTTTCAATCACCaactgaaaaaaaagaaaaaatatatttttgttgatttttttctacagCACATTTACACTAACGAGTTGTGGTCTGAGGATGGGGCAATGGCTTGCTGGAGGCTGAACTATTGCAAAGCGACGCCGCACCTGCCGACGCCGGCCTGTTTGATGAGATGATTCATTATTGGAACTGTTGACCAGAGCTGAAAAGCAACTCAAGCAGCAAAACCTCTGGCAACCACTTCATCAAATGGATCGATGTCAGCAACAGGTTTCCAGCCCCGATCACCCTCCCCCTTCATCGCCGCATTGCCAGCAGCTTGTGGTATACACGTCGCCACCCCCCCGCCACCCGAGCTGCTGCGATGCCCCCCGCCTTCACATCACACCAACAAGACGGatacccccccccccacaacaaGAATCTCCCCCGCCTTCACCGTCACATCGCAAGTCCGCATACCCCCCGCCACCACAACAAGAATCCCCCCGCCATCACATCACACCAACAAGGTTGTCCCCCCCCTGCCTCCACCGCCTCATCCTATAGTCGTCCACGCGCAATCTTAGGATCTAACTCTATGCGTCATGAATTCGATTTCGATGGGCTGATAAGATTTTCAGATCCATCCCGACGTCATACAACAATTgcattaaaacatttatccgATGCATTTCAGTATCCTGTTTTAGGTGCGCGTGTTGTGCGCTCCTTCAACAAGGATGCTGTTTCATTAGGGTAGCAAATAGGACGTCGGGGCAACGAAGATGCCGAAATTGAAACATTCATGCAGCATAGATTTACTGCTAAGATTACGTGTGCGAATGTACAGTCATTTAATTCAGGTTGCCACAATTTAATAATGCAAGTTGTTCACAGCGAAGGTCGTTCCTCTGATATAAGGCTGAATCGACGGTCGTGACAGTGGCCGTAGATTCAGCTGATCAGAGgaacatttttaattaataatatttaaaattttaaattttttttttttttttttttttttttaaattgtggcaatttgaattaaaggattaggtttctttttcttcttgttcaatataataaattatatatatatgttttatTGCACTTCATTTAACTTACCTTGTGTGTGTGCGTGATCAACAACTGTGCACAACTGATGTACAAACATTGTTCTGCATGACTATTTATAGTCAAAGGTTAATGACTCAGACATGTTCAGACATGTCTGGTCATGCATAGCTGCACACATGCGTCATACATGAATGCATTCAGTTGCATGTCACTGCAAACTTAGTTTGCCGGCAGACACGATGGGAGTCAAGTCAATAggacaagaaatgaaaataatcatagtatttgttacattcataatatacaCAATTAGTATGATATTACTCTTATACTATACTCTGAGTACTTGTACAttgccaatattagagttgaaaatgtgttaaatttttcatcataaaccAAACTGTAAaagacagcagcagcagcagcactgCAATTCAAGCGTAAAAGCTTATAATAAAgcacatatattatcttatataaaacTATGTGTTCAtctcaaatgaattataaaacatcgaaattatttgatgatggacTAGACAAAtggtatgcttatatgaatgatcaacgtaaggttatttgtaatttttttaacaTTATACAGCATTGAACAGTTGTATAAACATAAACCCATCGTCTGGTGATAGTATTTCGAATTTTCTACTAATAACAACATTAcaactttgtaatatttttgatagtGAGCCGGAGCCGACAGCAGGTCTTAAGGGGATTAACTAATTTCTATTTAGTCAGgtttcaacattgctattgAAAGGATGGTAGCAAAAAAGACTTGTCGTCGACGAGTGCGACGTAAAATTGGTACTGGTATTTTATCGAAACTTAGCGGATTTGCATCAACCGCCCTTAATAAAATTGTCGATACATTACCCCTGGAGTTGCATATCCCCTCCTACCGCTTTTGCGGACCCGGCACCAAATTAGATAAAAGATTAAGGAGGGGGGACAAAGGAATAAATAGTCTGGAtgaagcatgtaaagagcatgatATAGCGTATGCGCAGAATAGTGATAATTCGTCGCGAAATGTAGCCGATCGTCGTTTGGCTGATAAAGCATGGTCTGTTTTTAAAATCCAAACACAGTTTAACTGAAAAGCAGCCGCATACTTAGTTACAAATTTGATCAAAGCTAAAGCTGCCTTTGGCGGGGGTAGAGTACAACGGGGCGGCGCGGCGGAATAATAGAAGAGaaggttggaaaaataattcatcactacAAGAACAAAGAAGTGCACATTTACGACAAAAGCAATTAACATTTAAGTAAGCACATAGCTGGTCAAGGTTTTTATTAAGACCATATGCACCCTTGTATAAAGGCggtagaatcattgaaacacCTTtacaaagaagaagaacaaagaagaagaggacggGAGGAGAGAGCGCCAaagaaagtgagaaaatgaagattaatatacaaggaccactgtcaaattatgatctacaagattgggctgatattttagatattaaattgtgtggtatttatatgattgatacattgccaaaaagaattaatttaaatgaaaaatcgatCATAAATTTAGACTCGATCATGAACAGTGGAACACACTGGTGGCTTACAAAAAACATGcacaaaaagtatattattttgatccaattggtaatttacagccgcccatacaattgataaactatttcaaacaacaaccaatgttgaaatttatttcattatgatcaattacaaacactaaa comes from the Nilaparvata lugens isolate BPH chromosome 1, ASM1435652v1, whole genome shotgun sequence genome and includes:
- the LOC120353856 gene encoding glutaminase kidney isoform, mitochondrial-like, producing MVAVLCDGSELREHVGDGSDAGQWRHLPHHRGEGAPARLHPGCPLTHAQLRHVRLLRTVRLQGGLAGKIRRMRRYAGCDTHTMGICSWSPPLDHMGNSCRGVQFCEELVRVFNFHRYDNLKHATNKLDPRRHKYETKGLSIVNLLFSAASGDLSAMRRHRLSGMDMTLADYDGRTALHLAAAEGHLDIVTFLLEQCAVPHHPKDRWGNSPLDEAMRFRHVQVVTYLKEWAKQQPPPGLDESSSCEPPRPVEETSPLPS